A window of Caretta caretta isolate rCarCar2 chromosome 13, rCarCar1.hap1, whole genome shotgun sequence contains these coding sequences:
- the OSER1 gene encoding oxidative stress-responsive serine-rich protein 1, which yields MKTEAKDGEEESLQTAFKKLRVDAAGSTASLPVGEGTIPRALVRTATDETKPKNVCTSKEAWHGSMRKPSRGAVRTQRRRRSKSPILHPPKFIHCSSKMPSVCSHLVHKSQVDTPDNSTGLGVPVPKEFCANERSSPVLDGVGHKGVVAERSGASVAEPMPENKQENSSVAVSLMSKASLKTTDLSDFQSVSKQNKSKPCACMDKACQCKRWQDMEVYKFSGLQNTIPLSPERTVAEDHSQPLPSRTPSSSPRSCSEQARAYVDDVTIEDLSGYMEYYLYIPKKMSHMAEMMYT from the exons ATGAAAACAGAAGCTAAGGATGGAGAAGAGGAAAGTCTTCAGACAGCTTTCAAAAAGCTAAGAGTTGATGCAGCAGG GTCCACTGCTTCTCTTCCTGTGGGTGAGGGTACAATTCCAAGAGCACTGGTTAGAACAGCTACAGATGAAACCAAACCTAAGAATGTGTGCACATCTAAAGAAGCCTGGCATGG GTCTATGAGGAAACCTTCAAGAGGGGCAGTGAGAACCCAGCGTCGGAGGCGTTCTAAGTCTCCAATCCTTCATCCTCCTAAGTTTATCCACTGCAGTTCAAAAATGCCTTCTGTGTGCAGCCATCTGGTACACAAGAGCCAGGTTGACACTCCAGACAACAGCACCGGGCTAGGGGTGCCAGTCCCAAAGGAATTCTGTGCAAATGAACGTTCCAGTCCTGTTCTAGATGGCGTTGGCCACAAGGGAGTTGTTGCTGAGCGTTCGGGCGCTTCTGTTGCAGAGCCAATGCCAgagaacaaacaggaaaactCTTCTGTTGCTGTTTCTCTGATGTCCAAAGCAAGTCTAAAGACAACAGATCTTTCTGACTTCCAGTCGGTGTCCAAACAAAACAAGAGTAAGCCATGTGCATGCATGGACAAGGCCTGTCAGTGTAAGCGGTGGCAAGACATGGAAGTGTACAAATTCTCCGGCTTGCAGAACACCATCCCATTGTCACCAGAAAGAACAGTTGCTGAGGACCACTCCCAGCCTTTGCCATCAAGAACTCCCTCAAGTTCTCCACGATCTTGCTCTGAGCAAGCAAGGGCCTATGTGGATGATGTGACTATTGAAGACCTTTCAGGATACATGGAATATTACTTATATATTCCCAAGAAAATGTCTCACATGGCAGAAATGATGTACACCTGA